A genomic region of Enterobacter hormaechei ATCC 49162 contains the following coding sequences:
- the gntX gene encoding DNA utilization protein GntX: protein MLTVPGLCWLCRMPLTLSAWGICSVCTRALGDLKGCPQCGLPAVSQTLPCGRCLKKAPPWSALVAVDDYVLPLSRLVHQFKFSSQTALAQPLARLLLLAVLQARRTRGLPQVDTLVNVPLFQRRHWRRGYNQSDLLCRPLAHWLGCRYPASALKRIHATAVQHRLNARSRKRNLKNAFRLELPVNGLHIAIVDDVVTTGSTVAELSRLLLQSGAASVQVWCLCRTL, encoded by the coding sequence ATGCTAACAGTGCCCGGCTTGTGCTGGCTATGCCGAATGCCACTTACGCTGAGCGCGTGGGGCATCTGTTCCGTTTGCACGCGAGCGCTGGGTGACCTGAAGGGCTGTCCGCAATGCGGCTTGCCTGCCGTAAGCCAGACGCTGCCCTGCGGCCGATGCCTTAAAAAAGCGCCGCCGTGGAGCGCGCTGGTGGCGGTGGATGACTACGTTTTGCCGCTGAGTCGTCTGGTTCATCAGTTCAAGTTTTCCAGTCAGACTGCACTGGCGCAGCCGCTGGCACGCCTGTTATTACTGGCGGTATTGCAGGCGCGAAGAACGCGCGGACTGCCGCAGGTCGACACGCTCGTGAACGTGCCACTGTTTCAGCGCCGCCACTGGCGACGCGGATACAATCAAAGCGACCTGCTCTGCCGTCCGCTCGCCCACTGGCTGGGTTGCCGGTATCCAGCCTCTGCGCTGAAACGCATTCATGCCACTGCCGTTCAGCACCGCCTTAACGCCCGGTCGCGCAAAAGGAACCTGAAAAACGCCTTTCGCCTTGAATTGCCGGTCAACGGCCTCCATATCGCGATTGTGGATGATGTCGTCACCACGGGCAGTACCGTGGCTGAACTTTCCCGACTGCTTTTGCAAAGCGGCGCCGCGTCTGTTCAGGTATGGTGTCTGTGCCGTACCTTGTAG
- the feoB gene encoding Fe(2+) transporter permease subunit FeoB: protein MKKLTIGLIGNPNSGKTTLFNQLTGARQRVGNWAGVTVERKEGQFTTTDNQVTLVDLPGTYSLTTISSQTSLDEQIACHYILSGDADLLINVVDASNLERNLYLTLQLLELGIPCIVALNMLDIAEKQKLRIDVDALSARLGCPVVPLVSTRARGIDALKLAIDRHTGNADIELVHYAQPLLREARQLAQEMDNSMPARQRLWLGLQMLEGDIYSRAYAGDAADKLDVAQARLSDELDDPALHIADARYQAIAAICDVVSNALTAEPSRFTAAVDKIVLNRFLGLPIFLLVMYVMFLLAINIGGALQPIFDGGSVAIFVHGIQWLGYTLHFPEWLTIFLAQGIGGGINTVLPLVPQIGMMYLFLSFLEDSGYMARAAFVMDRLMQALGLPGKSFVPLIVGFGCNVPSVMGARTLDAPRERLMTIMMAPFMSCGARLAIFAVFAAAFFGQEGALAVFSLYVLGIVMAILTGLMLKHTIMRGEASPFVMELPVYHVPHLKSLIIQTWQRLKGFVLRAGKVIVVVSIFLSALNSFTLSGQAADNINDSALASVSRVITPVFKPIGVQEDNWQATVGLFTGAMAKEVVVGTLNTLYTAENIQEEEFNPAAFHLGDELLGAVEETWQSLKDTFSLSVLANPIEASKGDGEMATGAMGVMGQKFGSASAAYSYLIFVLLYIPCISVMGAIARESSRGWMGFSILWGLNIAYSLATVFYQAVNYSQHPRYSLVCILAVILFNVMVIGLLRRARSRVNVNLLATRKTPTTCCSSPAGDCH, encoded by the coding sequence ATGAAAAAATTAACTATTGGCTTAATTGGCAATCCAAATTCCGGCAAGACAACCTTATTTAATCAGTTAACCGGCGCACGCCAGCGTGTGGGAAATTGGGCAGGCGTGACGGTTGAACGCAAAGAAGGCCAGTTCACCACGACAGACAATCAGGTCACGCTGGTTGATTTACCGGGGACCTATTCACTCACCACAATTTCCTCCCAGACCTCTCTCGATGAGCAGATTGCCTGCCACTATATTCTGAGCGGGGACGCGGATCTGCTCATCAACGTGGTGGATGCCTCCAATCTCGAACGCAATCTGTATCTCACGTTACAGCTGCTGGAGCTGGGTATTCCCTGCATCGTGGCGCTGAACATGCTCGACATCGCCGAGAAGCAAAAGCTGCGCATCGACGTCGATGCCCTCTCCGCCCGTCTGGGCTGCCCGGTGGTGCCGCTGGTTTCTACCCGCGCGCGCGGCATTGACGCCCTGAAGCTGGCGATTGACCGCCACACGGGCAATGCCGACATCGAACTGGTCCACTACGCCCAGCCGCTGCTGCGCGAAGCCAGACAACTGGCGCAGGAGATGGATAACAGCATGCCCGCCAGACAACGCCTGTGGCTTGGTCTGCAAATGCTGGAAGGCGATATCTACAGCCGCGCCTATGCAGGCGATGCGGCGGATAAGCTGGACGTCGCACAGGCTCGCCTGAGCGATGAGCTGGATGACCCGGCCCTGCACATTGCGGATGCGCGCTATCAGGCCATCGCCGCAATCTGTGACGTGGTCAGCAATGCATTAACCGCTGAACCCAGCCGCTTCACCGCCGCCGTGGATAAGATTGTGCTCAACCGCTTCCTCGGTTTGCCGATCTTTTTACTGGTGATGTACGTGATGTTCCTGCTCGCCATTAACATCGGCGGCGCATTACAACCCATCTTTGATGGCGGCTCTGTCGCTATTTTCGTGCACGGCATTCAGTGGCTGGGCTACACCCTCCACTTCCCGGAATGGTTGACCATCTTCCTTGCGCAGGGGATCGGCGGCGGGATCAACACCGTCCTGCCGCTGGTACCGCAGATCGGCATGATGTACCTGTTCCTCTCCTTCCTCGAAGATTCCGGTTACATGGCGCGCGCCGCCTTCGTGATGGACCGCCTGATGCAGGCGCTGGGGCTGCCGGGCAAATCCTTCGTGCCGCTGATTGTTGGTTTCGGCTGTAACGTGCCGTCAGTCATGGGCGCGCGTACGCTGGATGCCCCGCGCGAACGCCTGATGACCATCATGATGGCGCCGTTCATGTCCTGCGGCGCGCGACTGGCGATCTTCGCGGTCTTTGCCGCGGCGTTCTTTGGTCAGGAAGGGGCGCTGGCCGTCTTCTCCCTGTATGTGCTGGGTATCGTGATGGCTATTCTCACCGGCCTGATGCTGAAGCACACCATCATGCGTGGCGAAGCGTCGCCGTTCGTGATGGAACTGCCGGTTTATCACGTTCCGCATCTCAAAAGCCTGATCATTCAGACCTGGCAGCGCCTGAAGGGCTTCGTTCTGCGTGCCGGTAAGGTGATTGTGGTGGTCAGTATTTTCCTGAGCGCCCTGAACAGCTTCACCCTGAGCGGCCAGGCCGCGGACAACATTAATGACTCTGCCCTTGCCTCCGTCAGCCGCGTCATTACGCCGGTCTTCAAACCGATTGGCGTGCAGGAAGACAACTGGCAGGCAACCGTGGGCCTGTTTACCGGCGCAATGGCAAAAGAGGTGGTTGTCGGCACCCTGAACACGCTTTACACCGCGGAAAACATTCAGGAAGAGGAGTTTAATCCGGCTGCGTTCCACCTCGGGGATGAACTGCTCGGCGCGGTGGAAGAGACCTGGCAGAGCTTGAAAGACACCTTCAGCCTGAGCGTACTGGCGAACCCGATTGAAGCCAGCAAAGGCGACGGCGAAATGGCGACCGGGGCAATGGGCGTGATGGGCCAGAAATTTGGCAGCGCGTCAGCGGCCTACAGCTACCTGATCTTCGTCCTGCTCTATATTCCGTGCATCTCGGTCATGGGCGCCATTGCCCGTGAGTCCAGCCGCGGCTGGATGGGCTTCTCCATTCTGTGGGGGCTGAACATTGCCTACTCGCTGGCGACCGTGTTTTATCAGGCCGTCAATTACAGTCAACATCCGCGCTACAGCCTGGTCTGTATTCTGGCGGTGATCCTGTTTAACGTGATGGTGATTGGCCTGCTGCGCCGGGCGCGTAGCCGCGTTAACGTTAACCTGCTGGCAACGCGCAAAACCCCGACAACCTGCTGTAGCAGTCCTGCGGGCGACTGTCACTAA
- the bioH gene encoding pimeloyl-ACP methyl ester esterase BioH, which produces MKTLWWQTVGTGNCHLVLLHGWGLNAEVWRCISEELASQFTLHLVDLPGYGRSHGYGAMTLNDMAEQVLEAAPQKAVWLGWSLGGLVASQIALRHPERVQALITVASSPCFSAREAWPGIKPEVLAGFQHQLSEDFQRTVERFLALQTMGTETARQDARTLKQTVLSLPMPEVEVLNGGLEILKMVDLREPLASLTVPHLRVYGYLDGLVPRKVVPLLDALWPESKSLVVAKAAHAPFISHPAEFCSALSGFISEASTTP; this is translated from the coding sequence ATGAAGACGCTGTGGTGGCAGACCGTTGGCACGGGAAATTGTCATCTTGTGCTGCTGCACGGATGGGGACTGAACGCGGAAGTGTGGCGTTGCATAAGTGAGGAACTGGCCTCGCAATTCACGCTACATCTGGTGGATCTACCGGGGTATGGCCGTAGCCACGGCTATGGCGCGATGACGCTCAACGACATGGCGGAGCAGGTTCTGGAAGCGGCGCCGCAAAAAGCCGTCTGGCTCGGCTGGAGCCTGGGCGGGCTGGTGGCAAGCCAGATTGCGCTGCGTCATCCTGAGCGGGTACAGGCGTTGATCACCGTTGCCTCATCACCCTGTTTCAGCGCCCGCGAGGCGTGGCCGGGCATCAAACCCGAGGTGCTCGCCGGGTTCCAGCACCAGCTGAGCGAAGACTTCCAGCGTACGGTGGAGCGTTTCCTGGCATTACAGACGATGGGAACAGAAACCGCCCGTCAGGACGCGCGGACGCTGAAGCAGACGGTGCTTTCTCTACCGATGCCGGAAGTTGAGGTGCTGAACGGAGGGCTGGAGATCCTGAAAATGGTCGATCTGCGCGAGCCGCTGGCGTCGCTGACGGTGCCGCATCTGCGTGTTTATGGCTATCTGGATGGACTGGTCCCGCGCAAGGTGGTCCCGCTGCTGGATGCGTTGTGGCCGGAGAGTAAATCGCTGGTGGTTGCCAAAGCGGCCCATGCGCCATTCATCTCTCATCCTGCTGAGTTTTGTTCGGCGCTGTCCGGTTTTATTAGCGAAGCGTCCACCACTCCCTGA
- the gntT gene encoding gluconate transporter: MPLVIVAIGVVLLLLLMIRFKMNGFIALVLVALAVGLMQGMPLVKVISSIKAGVGGTLGSLALIMGFGAMLGKMLADCGGAQRIATTLIEKFGKKNIQWAVVLTGFTVGFALFYEVGFVLMLPLVFTIAAAANIPLLFVGVPMAAALSVTHGFLPPHPGPTAIATIFHADMGKTLLFGTILAIPTVILAGPIYARFLKGIDKPIPEGLYSAKTFTEEEMPGFGVSVWTSLVPVILMAMRAIAEMVLPKGHAFLSVAEFLGDPVMATLIAVLIAMFTFGLNRGRSMDQINDTLTSSIKIIAMMLLIIGGGGAFKQVLVDSGVDKYIAAMMHETNVSPLLMAWSIAAVLRIALGSATVAAITAGGIVAPLIATTGVSPELMVIAVGSGSVIFSHVNDPGFWLFKEYFNLTIGETIKSWSALETIISVCGLVGVLLLNMVV, translated from the coding sequence ATGCCATTAGTCATCGTCGCTATCGGTGTTGTGTTATTACTGCTCTTGATGATCCGCTTCAAAATGAACGGATTTATCGCTCTGGTTCTGGTGGCACTTGCAGTCGGTCTGATGCAGGGAATGCCGCTGGTTAAAGTTATCAGCTCCATTAAAGCCGGTGTCGGCGGTACGCTCGGCAGCCTGGCGCTGATCATGGGCTTCGGCGCCATGCTCGGTAAAATGCTCGCGGACTGCGGTGGCGCACAGCGTATTGCCACCACGCTGATCGAGAAATTTGGCAAGAAGAACATTCAATGGGCAGTCGTGTTAACCGGTTTTACCGTCGGTTTTGCGCTGTTCTATGAAGTGGGCTTCGTCCTGATGCTGCCGCTGGTGTTCACCATCGCCGCTGCCGCCAACATCCCGCTGCTGTTCGTGGGTGTGCCAATGGCTGCGGCGCTGTCCGTCACCCACGGCTTCCTGCCACCGCACCCGGGTCCAACGGCTATCGCCACCATCTTCCACGCCGATATGGGTAAAACCCTGCTGTTCGGTACGATTCTGGCGATCCCAACGGTAATTCTGGCTGGTCCTATTTATGCCCGCTTCCTGAAAGGCATCGATAAGCCTATCCCGGAAGGGCTGTACAGCGCCAAAACCTTCACCGAAGAAGAGATGCCTGGCTTTGGCGTCAGCGTCTGGACTTCACTGGTGCCGGTGATCCTGATGGCGATGCGTGCCATAGCAGAAATGGTTCTGCCGAAAGGCCACGCGTTCCTGTCCGTTGCGGAGTTCCTGGGCGACCCGGTGATGGCAACGCTGATTGCGGTTCTGATCGCCATGTTCACCTTCGGTCTTAACCGTGGTCGTTCCATGGATCAGATCAACGACACGCTGACCTCTTCCATCAAAATCATTGCCATGATGCTGCTGATCATCGGCGGCGGCGGCGCGTTCAAGCAGGTGCTGGTCGACAGCGGCGTGGACAAATACATCGCCGCCATGATGCATGAAACCAACGTATCGCCGCTCCTGATGGCCTGGTCTATTGCCGCGGTGCTGCGTATTGCGCTGGGTTCTGCGACCGTTGCAGCGATTACCGCGGGCGGTATTGTTGCGCCGCTGATTGCCACCACCGGCGTCAGCCCTGAACTGATGGTTATCGCGGTCGGTTCCGGTAGCGTGATTTTCTCTCACGTGAACGATCCGGGCTTCTGGCTGTTCAAGGAGTACTTCAACCTGACCATCGGTGAAACCATCAAGTCCTGGTCCGCGCTGGAAACCATTATTTCGGTGTGCGGCCTGGTCGGGGTGCTGCTGTTGAATATGGTGGTTTGA
- the feoC gene encoding [Fe-S]-dependent transcriptional repressor FeoC, protein MASLIQVRDLLALQGRMEAKQLSLSLHTPQPMIDAMLERLEAMGKAVRIQEEPDGCLSGSCKRCPEGKACLREWWTLR, encoded by the coding sequence ATGGCATCGTTGATTCAGGTTCGTGATTTACTGGCGTTGCAGGGGCGAATGGAGGCGAAGCAGCTCAGCCTCAGCCTGCATACGCCGCAGCCGATGATCGATGCCATGCTGGAAAGGCTGGAGGCCATGGGGAAAGCCGTGCGCATTCAGGAAGAGCCGGACGGTTGTCTGTCCGGCAGTTGTAAGCGTTGCCCGGAAGGAAAAGCCTGTCTCAGGGAGTGGTGGACGCTTCGCTAA
- the feoA gene encoding ferrous iron transporter A, with translation MQFTPDSAWKIIGFTREISPAYRQKLLSLGMLPGSSFQVVRVAPLGDPIHIETRRVNLVLRKKDLALIEVESLSR, from the coding sequence ATGCAATTCACTCCAGACAGTGCGTGGAAAATTATCGGTTTTACCCGTGAGATAAGCCCGGCCTACCGGCAGAAGCTGCTGTCCCTGGGTATGCTACCCGGCTCATCATTCCAGGTGGTGCGCGTTGCGCCGTTGGGCGATCCTATTCATATCGAAACCCGACGCGTTAATCTGGTTCTGCGTAAAAAAGACCTCGCATTAATTGAAGTTGAATCTTTATCCCGTTAA
- the nfuA gene encoding Fe-S biogenesis protein NfuA, translated as MIRISDSAQAHFAKLLANQEEGTQIRVFVINPGTPNAECGVSYCPPDAVEATDTALKFEQLTAYVDELSAPYLEDAEIDFVTDQLGSQLTLKAPNAKMRKVSDDAPLMERVEYLLQSQINPQLAGHGGRVSLMEITEDGLAILQFGGGCNGCSMVDVTLKEGIEKQLLNEFPELKGVRDLTEHQRGEHSYY; from the coding sequence ATGATCCGTATTTCCGATTCTGCACAAGCGCACTTTGCCAAACTGCTGGCAAATCAGGAAGAAGGGACGCAGATCCGCGTGTTTGTGATCAATCCAGGCACTCCGAATGCAGAATGTGGTGTCTCTTATTGTCCTCCGGATGCTGTGGAAGCAACTGACACTGCCCTTAAATTTGAACAGCTCACCGCGTACGTTGATGAGCTGAGCGCGCCGTATCTTGAAGATGCGGAGATTGATTTCGTCACCGACCAGCTGGGTTCTCAGCTGACGCTGAAAGCGCCAAACGCGAAGATGCGTAAAGTCTCTGACGATGCCCCGCTGATGGAGCGTGTGGAGTATCTGCTGCAATCGCAGATCAACCCGCAGCTGGCTGGCCACGGTGGACGTGTTTCCCTGATGGAAATCACCGAAGATGGTCTGGCGATCCTGCAATTCGGCGGCGGCTGTAACGGCTGCTCCATGGTCGATGTGACCCTGAAAGAAGGGATCGAGAAGCAGCTGCTGAACGAATTCCCGGAACTGAAAGGCGTGCGCGATCTGACCGAGCACCAGCGCGGCGAGCACTCTTACTATTAA
- the ompR gene encoding two-component system response regulator OmpR, which yields MQENYKILVVDDDMRLRALLERYLTEQGFQVRSVANAEQMDRLLTRESFHLMVLDLMLPGEDGLSICRRLRSQSNPMPIIMVTAKGEEVDRIVGLEIGADDYIPKPFNPRELLARIRAVLRRQANELPGAPSQEEAVIAFGKFKLNLGTREMFREDEPMPLTSGEFAVLKALVSHPREPLSRDKLMNLARGREYSAMERSIDVQISRLRRMVEEDPAHPRYIQTVWGLGYVFVPDGSKA from the coding sequence ATGCAAGAGAACTACAAAATTCTGGTCGTAGATGACGACATGCGCCTGCGTGCGCTGCTGGAACGTTATCTGACCGAGCAGGGCTTCCAGGTTCGTAGCGTCGCGAACGCGGAACAGATGGATCGCCTGCTGACGCGTGAATCCTTCCACCTGATGGTGTTAGACCTGATGCTGCCTGGCGAAGACGGGCTTTCCATCTGCCGACGTCTGCGCAGCCAGAGCAACCCGATGCCGATCATCATGGTAACGGCGAAGGGTGAAGAAGTTGACCGCATTGTCGGCCTTGAGATCGGCGCTGATGACTACATTCCAAAGCCGTTTAACCCGCGTGAACTGCTGGCGCGTATTCGCGCCGTGCTGCGTCGTCAGGCGAACGAGCTGCCGGGCGCGCCGTCTCAGGAAGAGGCCGTCATTGCATTCGGTAAGTTCAAGCTGAACCTCGGCACCCGTGAGATGTTCCGTGAAGATGAGCCAATGCCGCTCACCAGCGGTGAGTTCGCGGTGCTCAAAGCGCTGGTCAGCCACCCGCGTGAGCCGCTCTCCCGTGACAAGCTGATGAACCTGGCCCGTGGTCGTGAATATTCCGCGATGGAGCGTTCTATCGACGTGCAGATCTCTCGTCTGCGCCGCATGGTGGAAGAAGATCCGGCGCATCCTCGCTATATTCAGACCGTGTGGGGTCTGGGCTACGTGTTTGTCCCGGACGGCTCTAAAGCATGA
- the greB gene encoding transcription elongation factor GreB: protein MKTPLITREGYEKLKKEMDYLWREERPEVTKKVTWAASLGDRSENADYQYNKKRLREIDRRVRYLTKCLENLKIVDYSPQQEGKVFFGAWVEIENDDGQTLRFRIVGYDEIFGRKDYISIDSPMARALLKKEVGDLAVVQTPAGEASWYVNEIEYVK from the coding sequence ATGAAAACGCCCCTGATCACCCGTGAAGGGTACGAGAAACTCAAAAAAGAGATGGATTACCTGTGGCGCGAGGAGCGTCCGGAAGTGACCAAAAAAGTCACCTGGGCAGCAAGCCTGGGCGACCGCAGCGAGAATGCGGACTACCAGTACAATAAAAAGCGGCTGCGCGAGATCGATCGCCGGGTACGTTACCTGACCAAGTGCCTCGAGAATCTCAAAATTGTCGATTACTCCCCGCAGCAGGAAGGTAAAGTCTTCTTCGGCGCCTGGGTGGAGATCGAAAACGACGACGGCCAAACCCTGCGTTTTCGCATCGTCGGCTACGATGAAATTTTCGGTCGTAAGGATTACATTTCTATCGACTCACCCATGGCCCGCGCCCTGCTGAAAAAAGAGGTGGGTGACCTGGCCGTCGTTCAGACGCCTGCCGGTGAAGCAAGCTGGTACGTCAACGAAATCGAGTATGTTAAATAG
- a CDS encoding Tex family protein, which produces MMKESLCRIIAGELQARAEQVEAAVRLLDEGNTVPFIARYRKEVTGGLDDTQLRNLETRLGYLRELEDRRQAILKSIGEQGKLTSELESAINGTLSKTELEDLYLPYKPKRRTRGQIAIEAGLEPLADLLWNEPSHDPETEAARFIDADKGVADTKAALDGARYILMERFAEDAALLAKVRDYLWKNAHIVSTVVSGKEDEGAKFRDYFDHHEPISTAPSHRALAMFRGRNEGVLQLSLNADPQFDEPPKESHCEQIIIDHLGLRLNNAPADSWRKGVVSWTWRIKVLMHLETELMGTVRERAEDEAINVFARNLHDLLMAAPAGLRATMGLDPGLRTGVKVAVVDGTGKLVATDTIYPHTGQAAKAAVIVAALCEKYNVELVAIGNGTASRETERFYLDVQKQFPKVTAQKVIVSEAGASVYSASELAAQEFPDLDVSLRGAVSIARRLQDPLAELVKIDPKSIGVGQYQHDVSQTQLARKLDAVVEDCVNAVGVDLNTASVPLLTRVAGLTRMMAQNIVAWRDENGQFQNRQQLLKVNRLGPKAFEQCAGFLRINHGDNPLDASTVHPEAYPVVERILAATRQALKDLMGDSSALRNLKAVDFTDEQFGVPTVTDIIKELEKPGRDPRPEFKTATFADGVETMNDLLPGMVLEGAVTNVTNFGAFVDIGVHQDGLVHISSLADKFVEDPHTVVKAGDIVKVKVLEVDLQRKRIALTMRLDEQPGDTNARRGGNGGGREQQRPAAKAAKPRGRDAQPAGNSAMMDALAAAMGKKR; this is translated from the coding sequence ATGATGAAAGAGTCGCTCTGCCGCATTATTGCGGGTGAACTTCAGGCCAGAGCCGAACAGGTAGAAGCTGCCGTTCGCCTGCTTGATGAAGGGAACACCGTGCCGTTTATTGCACGTTATCGTAAGGAAGTCACCGGCGGTCTGGATGACACGCAGCTGCGTAACCTGGAGACCCGACTGGGCTATCTGCGCGAGCTGGAAGACCGACGTCAGGCGATCCTCAAATCTATCGGCGAGCAGGGCAAGCTGACCAGCGAGCTGGAAAGCGCCATTAACGGTACCCTGAGTAAAACCGAACTCGAAGACCTCTATCTGCCGTACAAGCCGAAGCGCCGAACGCGCGGGCAGATTGCTATCGAAGCCGGCCTTGAGCCGCTGGCTGACCTGCTGTGGAACGAGCCGTCTCACGACCCGGAAACCGAAGCCGCCAGGTTTATCGACGCCGACAAAGGCGTAGCGGACACCAAAGCCGCGCTGGACGGCGCGCGCTACATTCTGATGGAGCGCTTCGCTGAAGACGCGGCGCTGCTGGCCAAAGTGCGTGATTACCTGTGGAAGAATGCGCATATCGTCTCCACCGTGGTGTCCGGCAAAGAGGACGAAGGCGCGAAATTCCGCGACTACTTCGATCACCACGAACCCATTTCTACCGCACCGTCTCACCGCGCGCTGGCGATGTTCCGTGGCCGTAACGAAGGCGTGCTGCAACTCTCCCTGAATGCCGATCCGCAGTTTGATGAGCCGCCAAAAGAGAGCCACTGCGAGCAGATCATTATCGATCACCTCGGTCTGCGCCTGAACAACGCCCCGGCGGACAGCTGGCGCAAAGGCGTGGTGAGCTGGACCTGGCGCATCAAGGTGCTGATGCACCTCGAAACCGAACTGATGGGCACCGTGCGCGAGCGCGCCGAAGACGAAGCGATCAACGTCTTCGCCCGAAACCTGCACGACCTGCTGATGGCTGCGCCAGCTGGCCTGCGCGCCACCATGGGTCTCGATCCGGGTCTGCGTACCGGCGTGAAGGTGGCCGTGGTTGACGGCACCGGCAAGCTGGTTGCCACCGACACCATATACCCGCACACCGGTCAGGCAGCGAAAGCGGCTGTCATCGTCGCCGCGCTGTGCGAGAAGTACAACGTTGAGCTGGTTGCCATCGGTAACGGTACGGCATCCCGCGAAACCGAGCGTTTCTACCTGGACGTGCAGAAGCAGTTCCCGAAAGTGACGGCGCAGAAGGTGATCGTCAGCGAGGCGGGGGCATCGGTTTATTCCGCCTCGGAACTGGCGGCGCAGGAGTTCCCGGATCTGGACGTTTCCCTGCGCGGTGCGGTCTCTATTGCCCGTCGTTTACAGGATCCGCTGGCGGAGCTGGTGAAGATCGACCCGAAATCCATCGGCGTGGGCCAGTATCAGCACGACGTGAGTCAGACGCAGCTGGCGCGCAAGCTGGATGCAGTAGTGGAAGACTGCGTTAACGCCGTCGGCGTGGACCTGAACACCGCTTCCGTTCCCCTGCTGACCCGCGTGGCGGGCCTGACCCGTATGATGGCGCAGAATATCGTTGCCTGGCGTGATGAGAACGGTCAGTTCCAGAACCGCCAGCAGTTGCTGAAGGTAAACCGTCTGGGGCCGAAAGCGTTTGAGCAGTGCGCGGGCTTCCTGCGCATCAACCACGGCGATAACCCGCTGGATGCCTCTACCGTTCACCCGGAAGCGTACCCGGTGGTTGAGCGTATTCTGGCCGCTACCCGGCAGGCGCTGAAAGATCTGATGGGCGACAGCAGCGCGCTGCGTAACCTGAAAGCGGTGGATTTCACCGACGAACAGTTCGGCGTGCCGACGGTCACTGACATCATCAAAGAGCTGGAAAAACCGGGCCGCGATCCGCGTCCTGAGTTTAAAACCGCAACCTTTGCTGACGGCGTGGAAACCATGAACGACCTGTTACCGGGCATGGTGCTGGAAGGGGCGGTAACCAACGTCACCAACTTTGGCGCGTTTGTGGATATCGGCGTGCATCAGGATGGTCTGGTGCATATCTCTTCCCTCGCCGACAAGTTCGTTGAAGATCCGCACACCGTGGTCAAAGCGGGCGACATCGTGAAGGTGAAAGTGCTGGAAGTGGATCTCCAGCGCAAGCGTATCGCCCTGACCATGCGTCTGGACGAGCAGCCGGGCGACACTAACGCGCGCCGTGGCGGTAATGGCGGTGGCCGTGAACAGCAGCGTCCGGCAGCGAAAGCCGCGAAGCCACGCGGACGTGACGCACAGCCTGCGGGCAACAGCGCAATGATGGATGCGCTGGCAGCGGCGATGGGCAAGAAACGCTAA